From Haliotis asinina isolate JCU_RB_2024 chromosome 8, JCU_Hal_asi_v2, whole genome shotgun sequence, a single genomic window includes:
- the LOC137293405 gene encoding uncharacterized protein has translation MPKVSRSAIKKTEEVAKSLKARPARGNGGKTKDGKSTQAVLSPPTPQMIVVKLSEKFKAQRNQIAAKQMKKYMRDQFAFFGLMSQIRREASKEVLSSCSQLNQTQLHQLLKLLWKEPEREYQMFGLDCSSKYKKVLCGHSADDSLKSLMVVKDLITTKSWWDTVDMLASNVVGELVAAHRTSLTKIMDEWVQDENLWLRRTAILHQLNYKKKTNQELLFKYCLMCADDEDFFIRKAIGWALRNYFRINAAAVKTFVKSNKDKLSPLSQKEALKHA, from the exons ATGCCGAAAGTATCCAGGTCGGCTATAAAGAAGACAGAGGAAGTGGCCAAGTCCCTCAAGGCTCGGCCTGCCAGGGGAAATGGGGGAAAGACGAAAGATGGGAAGAGTACACAGGCAGTGCTTTCCCCTCCTACACCACAGATGATTGTTGTTAAACTCAGTGAAAAATTCAAAGCTCAGAGAAACCAAATAGctgcaaaacaaatgaaaaaatacaTGAGAGATCAGTTTGCCTTTTTTGGTCTAATGAGCCAGATCAGAAGGGAAGCTAGTAAGGAG GTCCTGTCCTCCTGCTCACAGTTGAACCAGACCCAGCTCCACCAACTCCTGAAGCTCCTATGGAAGGAACCAGAGAGGGAGTATCAAATGTTTGGACTGGACTGCTCATCCAAGTACAAGAAAGTGTTGTGTGGACATAGTGCTGATGACAGTCTGAAGTCCCTCATGGTGGTCAAGGACCTTATCACAACCAAGAGCTGGTGGGACACAGTCGACATGCTAGCTTCAAATG TGGTTGGAGAGTTGGTGGCAGCACACAGGACGTCCCTCACCAAAATCATGGACGAGTGGGTCCAAGATGAGAACCTGTGGCTGAGACGGACTGCCATTCTACATCAACTCAACTACAAGAAGAAAACAAATCAGGAACTCCTCTtcaa ATACTGTCTGATGTGTGCAGATGATGAAGACTTTTTCATCAGGAAGGCAATAGGCTGGGCTCTCCGAAATTATTTCAGGATCAATGCTGCAGCTGTCAAGACCTTTGTCAAGTCCAACAAGgacaagttgtctcccctgagtCAGAAAGAAGCTCTCAAACATGCCTGA